A portion of the Bulleidia sp. zg-1006 genome contains these proteins:
- a CDS encoding nucleoside hydrolase — translation MKKIALILDGDPGHDDAIAWVLAKSNPLFDILAVTSVAGNQTLKKTTYNTQRICTLLGIQAPIAKGREVPLMADLITASNFHGESGLDGPALPEPSMELSPLSSVSLMAKVLKESKEKVTIVATGPLTNVAELLLVHPELKEKIERISIMGGGLRNGNWTSAAEFNIYEDPEAADVVFKAGIPLIMCGLDVTEKAIVYPEDAQKIREVGNQVASIVADWLAFFFKHHKELGWNGSPLHDPCAIAVLMKPEIFEIRNAYVQIDTKGQYTRGATIGDLDGKLSGKACNVQAVIGVDRHAFVELLVESCQAYQGHEVKI, via the coding sequence ATGAAAAAGATAGCGTTAATTTTAGATGGGGATCCAGGACATGATGACGCAATTGCTTGGGTTTTAGCTAAGTCGAATCCACTTTTTGATATACTTGCGGTAACAAGTGTGGCAGGTAATCAGACTTTGAAAAAGACAACGTATAATACACAACGCATTTGTACATTATTAGGTATTCAAGCTCCGATTGCGAAAGGAAGAGAAGTGCCTTTAATGGCAGATTTAATTACAGCTAGTAATTTTCATGGAGAATCGGGTTTAGATGGACCCGCTTTACCGGAACCTAGTATGGAATTATCGCCTTTATCTTCGGTTTCTTTAATGGCAAAGGTTTTAAAGGAAAGTAAGGAAAAAGTAACGATTGTTGCGACAGGTCCTTTAACCAATGTAGCTGAATTATTATTGGTACACCCAGAACTAAAGGAAAAAATTGAACGCATCTCCATCATGGGAGGAGGTTTGCGTAATGGTAATTGGACATCAGCGGCTGAATTTAATATTTATGAAGATCCAGAAGCGGCGGATGTTGTTTTCAAAGCGGGTATTCCTTTGATTATGTGTGGTTTGGATGTGACCGAAAAAGCAATTGTCTATCCGGAAGATGCGCAGAAAATTAGGGAGGTTGGTAATCAAGTAGCGTCTATTGTGGCGGATTGGTTGGCCTTCTTCTTTAAGCATCATAAGGAACTTGGTTGGAATGGTTCACCCTTGCATGATCCTTGTGCTATAGCGGTTTTAATGAAGCCGGAAATCTTTGAAATCAGGAATGCTTATGTACAAATTGATACGAAAGGACAATATACAAGAGGAGCGACGATTGGTGATTTGGATGGTAAGTTAAGTGGAAAGGCTTGTAATGTTCAAGCTGTTATAGGCGTTGACCGTCATGCGTTTGTAGAATTGTTGGTGGAAAGCTGTCAAGCTTACCAAGGACATGAGGTGAAAATATGA
- a CDS encoding YitT family protein translates to MSDMVLIKPKRVSVKNMMMIVLGSAIYAFSVNYFLLPLTLYSGGIPGTSQVLRTLFFAHVTQMDLAGLINLLFNIPLLILAYKTMKKRMVVGTIVSVILQTLVFTYFMMPKKPILDDKLAGIAIAGILGGVGCGLILSNGASAGGLDLVGLYMSSKSKSISVGKFNTLYNVLLYMAMALLFNVQTALYSIIYIVVFSLTIDRWHLQNIEIKLMIFTHNPTVKEKIMKEYGRGVTCWDGKGAYTNQQTEVLVVIVDKSEVNDVKKDIRRLDKEAFVITTSVLDISGGYQKRLL, encoded by the coding sequence ATGTCAGATATGGTTTTGATAAAGCCGAAAAGAGTTAGCGTTAAGAATATGATGATGATTGTCTTAGGATCCGCTATATACGCTTTTTCTGTGAATTATTTTTTATTACCATTAACGCTTTATTCGGGAGGGATACCAGGTACTTCCCAAGTATTAAGAACATTATTTTTTGCGCATGTTACACAAATGGATTTAGCAGGTTTGATTAACTTGCTATTTAATATTCCTTTGTTGATATTAGCCTATAAAACCATGAAAAAAAGAATGGTGGTTGGTACGATTGTTTCGGTCATTCTTCAAACATTGGTATTTACTTACTTTATGATGCCGAAAAAACCTATTTTAGATGATAAATTAGCGGGTATTGCGATAGCCGGTATTTTAGGTGGTGTTGGCTGCGGTTTGATTTTAAGTAATGGGGCCAGTGCTGGTGGTTTGGATTTAGTGGGTTTATATATGAGTTCAAAGAGTAAATCCATCTCTGTTGGTAAATTTAATACCTTGTATAACGTACTTTTATATATGGCTATGGCGCTGTTATTTAATGTTCAAACAGCTTTGTATTCGATTATTTATATTGTGGTATTTTCGTTAACAATCGACCGCTGGCACTTACAAAATATTGAAATCAAACTAATGATTTTTACGCATAATCCGACTGTCAAAGAAAAGATTATGAAAGAGTATGGTCGGGGAGTCACCTGTTGGGATGGTAAAGGAGCTTATACCAACCAACAAACCGAAGTGCTTGTGGTAATCGTAGATAAATCAGAAGTGAATGACGTGAAAAAGGATATTCGTCGTTTAGATAAGGAGGCTTTTGTGATAACGACCAGTGTCTTGGATATTAGTGGTGGCTACCAAAAGCGATTATTGTAG
- a CDS encoding type III pantothenate kinase, protein MLVCVDVGNTNIAIALMQGNTIVDRFRLMSKTPRTSDEYGFFLMNLMDKAGVEVADLEGVILSSVVPKLNYSLISAFKKYLHCNTMMVNHKMKLNFQLVTPYAEQVGADRIVNCAYIHHFHSKGGIVVDFGTATTYDYVDEKGDFKYVIIQPGLGISAAALTSQTAQLPEVEIKKPNSILGTSTVTGMQAGMVYGYLGAVREIIQTAKKELNDEEAYVVATGGLGKVIAKELQEIDEYDGDLAYRGMRHLFDLNKEDYVKNSDD, encoded by the coding sequence ATGTTAGTGTGTGTGGATGTGGGGAATACGAATATTGCGATTGCTCTAATGCAAGGGAATACGATTGTGGATCGCTTTCGTTTGATGTCAAAGACACCTAGAACATCAGATGAATATGGTTTCTTTTTAATGAACTTGATGGACAAGGCCGGTGTGGAAGTGGCGGATTTAGAGGGAGTCATTTTATCCTCCGTTGTGCCAAAGTTAAATTATTCTTTGATTTCTGCTTTTAAAAAGTATTTGCATTGTAATACGATGATGGTTAACCATAAGATGAAATTAAACTTTCAATTGGTAACACCATATGCGGAACAAGTTGGTGCGGATCGAATTGTGAATTGTGCCTATATTCATCATTTTCATTCTAAGGGTGGTATTGTTGTCGACTTTGGAACAGCAACAACCTATGACTATGTGGATGAAAAAGGGGATTTTAAGTATGTTATTATTCAACCGGGTTTAGGTATTTCGGCAGCCGCTTTAACCAGTCAAACTGCTCAATTACCGGAAGTAGAGATTAAAAAACCAAACTCCATTTTGGGAACAAGTACTGTAACAGGTATGCAAGCGGGAATGGTGTATGGCTACCTAGGTGCAGTTAGAGAAATCATTCAAACGGCTAAGAAAGAATTGAATGATGAAGAAGCTTATGTGGTAGCGACGGGTGGTCTTGGTAAAGTCATTGCTAAAGAGTTGCAAGAAATTGATGAATATGATGGTGACTTAGCGTATCGAGGTATGCGTCATCTCTTTGACTTAAATAAAGAAGATTATGTAAAGAATTCAGATGACTGA
- a CDS encoding C69 family dipeptidase translates to MPCTTLLVGKKASYDGSTLMARNEDSPAGEFTAKKFVVVHPEEQAKIYQSVLSHVEIPLPKNPMRYTAMPDALGKIGIWAATGVNEENIAMTATETITSNELVLAADPLVEYKTATDNRPEIIGGIGEEDIVTLTLPYIHSAREGILRLGSLLEKYGTYEMNGIAFQDVDEIWWLETIGGHHWMAIRVPDDQYVVMPNQLGIDHFDFADAYGNAENYLCSKDLKDFVQDNFLDLSLDGTFNPRWTFGSHADADHVYNTPRAWMMLKYFNPNTYQWDGEHADYKPEMDSLPFALKPERKITIEDVKYVLSHHYQGTDFDPYSNHANPLLKGKYRPIGINRNNFLSCTQIRPYMPKENRSIEWVCYGSNVFNAFVPFYTTIEKTPDYLANTTAEVTTENFYWANRIIAALSDAHFAETANTIERYQNTVQTQGHALIRQNDQQFLATKDISLLQQANETIAQMAKKETYLTLDKVLYTASLLMKNGFSRSDA, encoded by the coding sequence ATGCCGTGTACCACCTTATTAGTTGGTAAAAAAGCCAGTTATGATGGCTCAACCCTGATGGCTAGAAACGAAGATTCCCCAGCCGGAGAATTTACAGCCAAGAAATTTGTGGTCGTTCATCCGGAAGAGCAAGCAAAAATATATCAATCGGTTTTATCTCATGTGGAAATTCCATTACCGAAAAATCCTATGCGTTATACCGCTATGCCCGATGCTTTAGGTAAGATCGGTATTTGGGCAGCGACTGGTGTCAATGAAGAAAATATCGCCATGACGGCAACGGAAACCATTACTTCCAATGAACTAGTCCTAGCAGCGGATCCTTTAGTTGAATACAAGACCGCAACGGATAATCGTCCTGAAATCATTGGTGGCATTGGCGAAGAAGACATCGTCACCCTTACCCTGCCTTACATTCATTCCGCTCGTGAAGGTATTTTACGCTTAGGTTCTTTATTGGAAAAATATGGTACTTATGAAATGAATGGGATTGCCTTTCAAGATGTGGATGAAATCTGGTGGTTAGAAACCATTGGTGGTCATCATTGGATGGCAATTCGTGTACCTGATGATCAATACGTTGTTATGCCTAACCAATTAGGAATTGACCATTTTGACTTTGCGGATGCTTATGGAAATGCTGAGAATTATCTATGTTCTAAAGATTTAAAAGACTTTGTGCAAGATAATTTCTTAGACTTATCCTTAGATGGAACTTTCAATCCGCGATGGACTTTTGGTTCTCATGCGGATGCTGACCATGTGTATAACACACCAAGAGCTTGGATGATGCTAAAATACTTTAACCCAAACACCTATCAATGGGATGGTGAACATGCCGATTACAAACCAGAAATGGATAGTTTACCATTTGCTTTAAAACCAGAAAGAAAGATTACGATTGAAGATGTAAAATACGTTCTTTCTCATCATTATCAAGGGACTGATTTTGATCCCTACAGCAACCACGCTAATCCTTTATTAAAAGGAAAATATCGTCCTATTGGTATTAACCGTAATAACTTCTTATCCTGTACGCAAATTCGCCCTTATATGCCAAAGGAAAATCGTTCAATAGAATGGGTTTGTTATGGATCAAATGTATTTAATGCTTTTGTGCCTTTTTATACCACTATTGAGAAAACACCGGATTATTTAGCTAATACCACAGCTGAAGTAACCACTGAAAACTTCTATTGGGCAAATCGTATTATTGCCGCCTTAAGTGATGCTCATTTTGCGGAAACAGCGAATACGATTGAACGCTACCAAAATACGGTTCAAACTCAAGGTCATGCCCTCATTCGTCAAAACGACCAACAATTCTTGGCAACGAAAGATATTTCCTTACTCCAACAAGCCAATGAAACCATTGCTCAAATGGCGAAAAAAGAAACATATCTAACTTTAGATAAGGTTCTATATACAGCTAGCTTGTTGATGAAGAATGGATTCTCGCGATCGGATGCCTAA
- a CDS encoding MerR family transcriptional regulator, whose protein sequence is MKVNEFAKRIGLPNSTIRFYDRIDITESTRVETNNYRNYNHLDALNIYSAQSLRGFHFSIDKTKQTLNSNLAECIENFNNEEKELELEILRSKQRLSRLQEIMRFVDQAEKTHNQCFEYDVDDYYMVESFGQAEEKKLSEREKKSIEELSDALPFSYVAIHIRKEDILNGKDRIPTQVGLGILENKRKLIGLDLDSSVQKFQGGKKLSVYAYVEDPFLLDRSLLLPVLEKLEKEGKELRDFYGRLYISYTENNIRFHGITVGCSID, encoded by the coding sequence ATGAAAGTAAATGAATTTGCGAAAAGAATTGGTTTGCCAAATTCAACAATTCGTTTTTATGATCGAATTGATATTACTGAAAGTACGCGTGTTGAAACGAATAATTACCGTAATTATAATCATTTAGACGCATTAAATATTTATAGTGCCCAATCCTTAAGAGGCTTTCATTTTAGTATTGATAAAACCAAGCAAACTTTGAATTCAAACTTAGCGGAATGTATCGAAAATTTTAACAATGAAGAAAAAGAACTGGAATTAGAAATTCTTCGCTCTAAACAACGCTTATCCCGCTTACAAGAAATCATGCGCTTTGTTGATCAAGCAGAGAAAACGCATAACCAATGCTTTGAATACGATGTGGATGATTATTATATGGTTGAAAGCTTTGGTCAAGCAGAAGAAAAGAAGCTAAGTGAAAGGGAGAAAAAGAGCATTGAAGAGCTAAGTGATGCGTTACCATTTAGCTATGTAGCCATTCATATCCGTAAAGAAGATATTTTAAATGGAAAAGATAGAATTCCAACGCAAGTGGGCTTAGGAATTTTAGAGAATAAGCGAAAACTAATTGGCTTAGATTTGGATTCAAGTGTGCAAAAATTCCAAGGTGGAAAAAAATTATCAGTTTATGCTTATGTTGAAGATCCTTTCTTATTAGACCGCTCGCTTCTTTTGCCTGTTTTGGAGAAATTAGAAAAAGAAGGAAAAGAGCTAAGGGATTTTTATGGAAGATTGTACATTTCTTATACAGAAAATAACATTCGTTTCCATGGGATTACCGTTGGTTGTTCAATTGATTAA
- the coaBC gene encoding bifunctional phosphopantothenoylcysteine decarboxylase/phosphopantothenate--cysteine ligase CoaBC, with protein sequence MINKHIVLGITGGIAAFKATSLVTSLNKQGYEVQVLMTKSACEFITPLTFETLTKKKVYVDVFDKSEDVLVHHIEIAKWADLFVVAPATANTIAKMANGFADDMLTSSFLASTCPKLIVPSMNTHMLENAMTQENLKKLVSYGISVMESDTGLLACGDVGKGKFPESEAIIEEMERLLVREKDLLGKTVLISAGPTLEALDPVRYLSNHSSGKMGYALAKEARNRGAKVYLVSGPVRLGQPKDMEVIPVQSAKEMADAVFSHFEQADITIMAAAVADYRPLEIKEEKIKEQDSTWTLTLERTTDILATLGEKKKATQILVGFAMETENLLENAQAKLMKKNCDYLVANSIREVGSGFAGDTNHGYILSKSTQVDLGLLTKKELAKKIIDQISKGD encoded by the coding sequence ATGATAAACAAACATATTGTACTTGGTATTACAGGAGGTATTGCGGCATTCAAAGCGACATCCCTCGTTACTAGTTTAAATAAACAAGGTTATGAAGTGCAAGTATTGATGACAAAATCAGCTTGTGAATTTATCACTCCTTTAACTTTTGAAACATTAACGAAGAAAAAGGTCTATGTGGATGTTTTTGATAAGAGTGAAGACGTTCTTGTCCATCATATTGAAATTGCAAAATGGGCGGATTTATTTGTGGTCGCACCAGCTACGGCAAATACGATTGCTAAGATGGCGAATGGTTTTGCGGACGATATGTTAACAAGTAGCTTTTTAGCGTCAACCTGTCCCAAATTGATAGTGCCTTCTATGAATACACATATGTTGGAAAATGCAATGACACAAGAAAATCTTAAAAAATTAGTGTCCTATGGCATTTCGGTGATGGAAAGTGATACAGGTTTATTAGCTTGTGGGGATGTGGGAAAAGGAAAATTCCCGGAGTCTGAAGCTATCATAGAAGAAATGGAACGTTTATTAGTACGTGAAAAAGATTTACTGGGTAAGACGGTTTTAATCAGTGCCGGACCTACTTTAGAAGCATTAGATCCGGTTCGTTATTTAAGTAATCATTCTTCGGGAAAGATGGGCTATGCTTTAGCGAAGGAAGCGAGAAATCGTGGCGCAAAGGTTTATCTGGTTAGTGGACCAGTTCGCTTGGGACAACCAAAGGATATGGAAGTTATTCCCGTTCAATCCGCAAAAGAAATGGCGGATGCCGTGTTTTCTCATTTTGAGCAAGCAGATATAACGATTATGGCAGCTGCGGTAGCGGATTATCGTCCATTAGAAATAAAGGAAGAAAAGATTAAGGAACAAGATTCAACTTGGACATTAACCTTAGAAAGAACAACCGATATTCTAGCTACTTTAGGAGAAAAGAAAAAAGCAACGCAAATTCTGGTTGGCTTTGCGATGGAAACTGAAAATTTATTAGAAAATGCACAAGCGAAGCTCATGAAAAAGAATTGTGATTACTTAGTTGCGAATTCTATTCGTGAAGTTGGCTCCGGTTTTGCCGGGGATACCAATCATGGCTATATCTTGTCAAAGAGCACCCAAGTGGATTTAGGCTTATTGACAAAAAAAGAATTGGCGAAGAAAATCATCGACCAAATCAGCAAAGGGGATTAA
- a CDS encoding ABC transporter permease, whose amino-acid sequence MFELILTPEFFFSVFRITAPILFAALAAVICEKAGISNIGLEGTMMLSALFGSLFAYYSSNWLIGLIVAIVTGILVSLLMGFFAFHLKTDVILTGTAINMIGSGGTIFLVKIITGMTEGKQFTSTTSFITKELQIPDIHIPGLEAIPFIGSVLSGHNLLTYVAFILVAVTWILLYRTSLGLNIRSVGENPNAASSVGVSVKKVKYITMAIAGILCGLGGAFMSMYYAAGWSLDMVAGRGFIALAAQAMGAGEPVGAMFAAMIFGLAQALGIKISATGIDSNLVSPIPYLITIIGLVIFALHEIRKAKRSRSKEALQEVSGDK is encoded by the coding sequence ATGTTTGAACTAATATTAACTCCTGAATTCTTCTTCTCGGTATTTCGTATCACAGCTCCAATTCTATTTGCGGCATTAGCGGCGGTGATTTGTGAAAAGGCGGGAATTTCAAACATTGGTTTAGAAGGAACGATGATGCTATCAGCCTTGTTTGGTTCTTTGTTTGCGTATTATTCATCCAATTGGCTGATTGGTTTAATCGTAGCGATTGTAACGGGTATTTTAGTTAGTTTATTGATGGGCTTCTTTGCCTTTCACTTAAAGACCGATGTCATTTTGACGGGAACGGCCATCAATATGATTGGCTCTGGTGGAACCATTTTCTTGGTTAAGATTATTACAGGAATGACGGAAGGCAAACAATTTACTTCAACGACTTCTTTTATTACCAAAGAATTACAGATACCGGACATTCATATTCCTGGTTTGGAAGCTATTCCATTTATTGGTTCAGTTCTTTCGGGGCATAATTTATTGACCTATGTGGCTTTTATTTTAGTGGCTGTAACTTGGATTTTATTGTATCGAACATCCTTAGGCTTAAATATTCGTTCAGTTGGAGAAAATCCAAATGCGGCTTCTTCAGTGGGTGTTAGCGTAAAAAAAGTGAAGTACATTACAATGGCGATTGCTGGTATTCTTTGTGGATTGGGTGGTGCCTTCATGTCGATGTACTATGCGGCTGGTTGGTCTTTGGATATGGTAGCAGGACGTGGTTTTATCGCTTTAGCGGCACAAGCTATGGGAGCAGGTGAACCCGTAGGGGCGATGTTTGCGGCAATGATATTTGGTTTAGCTCAAGCTTTAGGTATCAAGATTTCAGCAACCGGTATTGATTCAAACCTGGTTTCGCCAATTCCATATTTGATTACCATCATTGGTTTAGTTATCTTTGCTTTACATGAAATTCGTAAAGCAAAACGTTCTCGCTCAAAAGAAGCTTTACAAGAAGTCAGTGGTGATAAATAA
- a CDS encoding nucleoside hydrolase, with translation MSDVIPIWIDTDTGVDDAVALLCAFQLDNLLIKGVSAVAGNVGHDRTFVNARNVCSLAQREDIKVYPGANKPLLIDLKDAAFVHGADGLGGSILPDSNAPLEEKSAWDAIYEAALEEKGNLEIVAVGPLTNLALCLYKYPDLVKYVKRILIMAGAAQGGNSTPCSEFNIHVDPHAAETIFKCGIPIIMFGLDVTMKAYLEVDEVKEMAKEKTAVNEFYLASTKSNIDLYTRYYRPMLCLHDVCPILYLKYPDIFKGQKAGVYVETQSEISFGKTVTDLWSDAKFPDRHTFVILDVHRNRFKEIVSNLLAQYK, from the coding sequence ATGAGTGATGTTATTCCGATATGGATTGATACGGACACAGGTGTTGATGATGCGGTTGCTCTATTATGTGCTTTTCAATTAGATAATCTTTTGATTAAAGGTGTATCAGCGGTTGCTGGTAATGTTGGTCATGATCGAACCTTTGTGAACGCTAGAAATGTGTGTTCATTAGCCCAAAGAGAAGATATTAAAGTATATCCGGGGGCTAATAAGCCTTTGTTGATTGATTTAAAGGATGCGGCGTTTGTGCATGGAGCAGACGGTTTAGGTGGATCTATCCTTCCAGATTCAAATGCACCTTTGGAAGAAAAGAGTGCTTGGGATGCGATTTATGAAGCGGCTTTAGAAGAAAAAGGAAATTTAGAAATCGTTGCTGTAGGACCACTAACGAATCTGGCACTTTGTTTGTATAAGTATCCGGACTTAGTGAAATATGTAAAACGTATTTTAATCATGGCCGGGGCGGCGCAAGGGGGTAATAGTACACCATGTTCTGAATTTAATATTCATGTAGATCCACACGCGGCGGAAACAATCTTTAAATGTGGTATTCCAATTATAATGTTTGGTTTAGATGTGACCATGAAAGCTTACCTAGAAGTAGATGAAGTCAAGGAAATGGCGAAAGAAAAAACGGCTGTGAATGAATTTTATCTCGCTTCCACAAAATCGAACATTGATTTATACACCCGTTATTATCGTCCAATGTTGTGCTTACATGATGTTTGTCCAATTCTTTATTTGAAGTATCCCGATATTTTTAAAGGGCAAAAAGCCGGTGTTTATGTAGAAACTCAATCTGAGATTAGCTTTGGTAAAACCGTAACGGATCTTTGGAGTGATGCAAAGTTTCCGGACCGACACACTTTTGTGATATTAGATGTTCATCGAAATCGTTTTAAAGAAATCGTGTCTAATTTATTAGCCCAATACAAATGA
- a CDS encoding Cof-type HAD-IIB family hydrolase: protein MKTIFFDIDGTLLSFQTHRISKQTLQSLYQLKEKGFQLAIASGRSPIQLPSLDSSLIRFPWDAYVLLNGQYVLNAKKECVYDLAIPEESVRKSFAYMAKKEAVCAYFAKDQSFYVCQNKKVMDCFKQNPYLPNFYETNSMEEILAKKIYQICPYFSEEEDKAFLEAVPAVKSQRWIDVFADMVPEEGGKSKGIEKAIELFGFSKEWVCFGDGGNDKSMLQKATLSIAMGNAKEDIKAIADYVTASVDDEGITQALKHFGFLSK from the coding sequence ATGAAAACAATTTTTTTTGATATTGATGGAACTTTATTATCTTTTCAAACACATCGTATTTCTAAACAAACCTTACAATCCTTATATCAATTAAAGGAAAAAGGCTTTCAATTAGCCATCGCTTCCGGTCGTTCACCCATTCAATTACCAAGCCTTGATTCTTCTTTAATCCGTTTTCCTTGGGACGCTTATGTATTATTGAACGGGCAGTACGTGTTAAATGCTAAGAAGGAATGTGTATATGATTTAGCAATCCCGGAAGAAAGTGTGCGTAAGTCTTTTGCGTATATGGCTAAAAAAGAAGCGGTTTGTGCTTACTTTGCGAAAGATCAATCGTTTTATGTTTGTCAGAATAAGAAAGTGATGGATTGTTTTAAACAAAATCCTTACTTACCTAACTTTTATGAAACAAATTCCATGGAAGAAATTTTAGCAAAGAAGATTTACCAAATTTGTCCTTATTTCTCCGAAGAGGAGGATAAAGCCTTTTTAGAAGCCGTTCCAGCTGTGAAATCACAACGTTGGATTGATGTGTTTGCGGATATGGTACCGGAAGAAGGTGGTAAATCGAAGGGTATTGAAAAGGCAATCGAATTATTTGGTTTTTCAAAAGAATGGGTTTGTTTTGGCGATGGTGGAAACGATAAGTCCATGCTTCAAAAGGCAACATTGAGCATTGCCATGGGGAATGCAAAAGAAGATATCAAAGCAATAGCGGATTATGTGACGGCAAGTGTAGATGATGAAGGTATTACACAAGCTTTAAAACATTTTGGATTTTTATCAAAATAG
- the yfcE gene encoding phosphodiesterase: protein MKTYLVASDIHGSLDACKKVMDAYHFHQVDGILLLGDLLYHGPRNHLPKDYQPKEVIQLLNTYQKEIICVRGNCDSEVDQMVLNFPITADYSFFQLGNKRCFLSHGHIYEPKSYSFLKKGDLFLSGHTHIPGVNLKEDIYFLNPGSVAIPKGNHLATYALLTEEYFQTYTFDHQAYSISCIFKAG from the coding sequence ATGAAAACCTATTTAGTCGCATCTGATATTCATGGTTCACTTGATGCTTGTAAGAAAGTCATGGATGCTTACCATTTTCATCAAGTGGATGGAATTTTACTTTTAGGTGATCTTCTTTATCATGGTCCCCGCAATCATTTACCAAAGGATTACCAACCAAAAGAAGTCATTCAATTATTGAATACTTATCAAAAAGAAATCATTTGCGTGCGTGGAAATTGTGATTCCGAGGTTGACCAAATGGTCTTAAACTTTCCTATTACTGCTGATTATTCCTTCTTTCAGCTGGGCAATAAGCGTTGTTTCTTAAGTCATGGTCATATCTATGAACCCAAAAGTTATTCTTTCCTAAAGAAAGGTGATCTCTTTCTTTCTGGACACACGCATATTCCAGGCGTTAATTTAAAAGAAGATATTTATTTCTTAAACCCTGGTAGCGTCGCTATTCCCAAAGGCAATCATTTAGCTACTTATGCTCTATTAACTGAAGAGTATTTCCAAACCTACACTTTCGATCATCAAGCTTATTCTATTTCTTGTATTTTCAAAGCTGGGTAA
- a CDS encoding 3-hydroxyacyl-CoA dehydrogenase: protein MNWKNVTIAGGGVLGSQIALQVAYSGYKTTIWLRSEDSITRTKPKLERYRDLYIADLESMKDGKHYFPGLSRQKKLSVSEMDALIENFKKAYQNIVLTTDWQEGFADADFIIEAIAENVEEKKDFYTKLNDYTKNDVVIATNSSTLLPSQFKSCIKNKENYLALHFANHIWRQNTAEIMGHDETDKNSFDAVVDFAQSINMVPLKLFKEQPGYLLNSMLVPFLSAAQQLLADGVGNVEDIDKAWTLGTGSPLGPFRILDIVGLQTAYNIQMMKPSASDPQTPSGRVATMLKAYLDAGKTGVNAKEGFYSYKEEGK from the coding sequence ATGAATTGGAAAAATGTGACAATTGCAGGTGGTGGTGTTTTAGGTAGCCAAATTGCTTTGCAGGTAGCTTACAGTGGATATAAAACAACGATATGGCTTAGAAGTGAGGATTCTATCACTCGTACTAAACCAAAGTTAGAAAGGTATAGAGATTTATACATCGCCGATTTAGAAAGTATGAAAGATGGGAAACATTACTTTCCTGGTTTGAGCAGACAAAAGAAACTTAGTGTTTCAGAAATGGATGCTTTGATTGAAAACTTTAAGAAAGCCTATCAGAACATTGTTTTAACAACTGATTGGCAAGAAGGTTTTGCGGATGCGGATTTTATTATTGAAGCAATCGCCGAAAATGTGGAAGAAAAGAAAGATTTCTATACGAAATTAAATGATTACACAAAGAATGATGTCGTAATAGCAACGAACTCTTCGACTTTATTGCCAAGTCAATTCAAGTCATGTATAAAGAATAAAGAGAATTATCTAGCTCTTCATTTTGCAAATCATATTTGGCGTCAAAACACGGCTGAAATTATGGGTCATGATGAAACGGATAAAAACTCTTTCGATGCTGTCGTAGACTTTGCTCAAAGTATCAACATGGTTCCTTTAAAGCTCTTTAAGGAACAGCCGGGTTATTTATTAAATTCTATGTTGGTGCCGTTCTTAAGTGCCGCGCAACAGTTATTGGCTGATGGTGTTGGTAATGTAGAAGATATTGATAAGGCTTGGACATTAGGAACAGGATCTCCGCTTGGTCCCTTCCGTATTCTCGATATTGTTGGCTTACAAACGGCTTATAATATTCAAATGATGAAGCCAAGCGCAAGTGACCCTCAAACACCGTCAGGGCGTGTGGCAACAATGTTGAAAGCGTATTTAGATGCGGGTAAAACAGGGGTTAACGCAAAGGAAGGCTTTTATTCCTACAAGGAAGAAGGAAAGTAA